In Leptodactylus fuscus isolate aLepFus1 chromosome 9, aLepFus1.hap2, whole genome shotgun sequence, the genomic window TATACCAGGGATCAGTGGATTAGATGTTGGCCCATTGGTcctgtataagatgtataaactACTTTTAAAGCCACAGTATCTGCACCGAAAGAAGGTGAAATGCCAAAATAACCTGCAATACCGCCCCCTAGCTGTAATCCCTGCACCCTCAGGTGATAAAGATGTACAGCTCTAGGCATCAAATTTAGCAACCAGACTGTTGCAACCCTCGGGGTTCATGCACATTGCAGGATTTCTGTTGTACAGATCCATAATAAATAGCCATGGTACATACAGGGTGGACAACAGAACATCTGAACATGGCACATCCCTTACTGACCCCTCTGCCTGAAGTCTatgccaccaccaccactacaTCACTGGTATGCCACCTTAAAATGCCTTAgaatactgccctctaatggtcaGTCATGTCCTTCACATAATATTGTAACATAACTGGATAGACGTCACCAGCGGCCACTGTAACTAAGACTCACACTCATGTTGGAGTCTCTGTAGAAGACTCCGCCGCATAATCCGCTTacaattggtggagagaaaattcctacaAGGAAGACATTTCTCTCCACCAGTGATTCTGGCACAAACTGgccagaccccaatatagtctatgggatctgcagaTCTCTGTCTTTCGGGTCTCCATGCGAATCCAAGGAAgaaaacccaaacgctagtgtgaacctagtgtaagaagaAGTCTGTAGtgtgtacatggccttacataTAAAGGTTATTACACTCACCCTCAGTCTTGTCACTTGCGTCTGAGGATCGATCAGCCTAGAATGACAAGGGTAAGCAGGAGTTAGATAGGACATACTGTACTCGCATCTCTTCACACTTCCTTCTAGTAATAAATCCACATAACTTACTTTAAGCAGTCACAAGTAACAAGGAGGTGCGACTCAGTCATCCGGAAGATGTTGTGTATTGCACGAGCCGCTAAGATTTGGCGCATAGTTTCATATACGACTTCCGGACAGTCATCTGCTTTCACTTCCATGGATCCCAGGAAACGTACAATGAACAATTGATGAAGGATGGAGTCTAAATTCGTAAGAAAGGTGAAATAATAATTGAGCTATTCAGACTGATGCACAGCCATGTCCTAGGCTCATAAAGCCTACAGAGCTAAGGGTCACAAATAAAAATTACCTTCAGATTCTGATTTTTCTCCAGATTCTCCAAaaggatttgttctcctgcaaaaTAAAATAACCAGTGACAAGATTGCGACAAGGTATTCTGTATAAGCTCAGTGCACCGTGTCAAAGACGCAAGAAAGAAGTGAAAAATGATAAATCCAGAGCTAAAAATGTGACAACACATTGCAATTTTTGTACCTGCCAGACtgtcctggagtcctgggttgtcCAGACTGGTCTTCACTGACTGGTGAAATGATGTCAAACTGTATGGGGGTGTCCGGCGCTACAATGGAGTCCAGGGAGAGAGCAGTTAAAGCGGAGGAATCCGAGCCCACTGAGCCAGTGCTGTTGGTGCGAGTGGTGCGAGGACGAGACTGTCTGCAAAAGAAAGGGAGAAGTGATCACTCTGCTCTAAATTACAACTTTCTGAGACACGTACATTTCAATTACTGATCATTTTCAAGGTCTTAGCTGACTGCCCGTGAATGGAAACACTGAGGCTAGAAACACACAGCCAGATATATTCCAGTTTTACCTATCGCGCTACAGGGGCGGCTCATAGAGACACATTGAGTTGTGTGCAATGTAGTGCTCTTCTGTAACTTAATAGTTAATATAGGAACATTTTGCAACCTAAAGTGTATGTAGGCCCATCCTATCAGGATAGTCCAAGTAATAGAAATGCTGTGGTCAGATCGCTGCAGTACATAACCTCTAATGAGTCATTGGCATTACATGTGGTTTTTATAGAATATGACCAGCTCACTGCTAAACCTCAGGATAGCAAGAAGATTGTCTTGCAATGGAAAGGAGAACACGGCCAAGTCTCCCAAGTATTCCCTTGTAATCCATAATGGAATGCACTGTAAGAACAGCAAGTACAGAAAGACTTCACATGTTTAAGGGGGTTGTCTTATCTGGAAAACCTATCGTATAATATTAGGGAATTCTAAATACATGGAGCAGGTCTGACATCAAGGACCCTTAGACCCTTACCCTAGTTATacaacaaacatgacatggtcaaAGAGACTCTGCTAAATGTATACAGGACATGGCAACCCATTCATTTTCattgtgtaatactttatttacCCTACGGTGGCGCTGCAAGAAAATTGAAAAAGCTGTACACATTTGCCGTTTGGTTCCCCCTATTACTTGTGAAACACCCTGTGATCAGCTTGTTGAAAGGCAAGAGGTACAATCTGCAATCTCAGAGCCCCATGTGGCCCACATTGCCATCTATCTGGACACAGGAAAGCTTGTCAGAGTCCGGCCGCTCCACATGTAGTCCCAATGTCAATGAGAGAAGAGGAGAAGCCCAGGGCTCAGGAGCAGGGACAAGCACGTAGTAATAGTACACTGTGTATCCATCTCTGCATCCCCCATACCTAAGAAGGAGGTCTCTTGACCTGTTTGGCACTTAAGAAAGCAGTATATGaggcagttgtctgtgcatgCCACGTTCTCCAATGTAGATTTTAAAATGTTAGGCAGTGTACCCAGAATCCTTGACAAAATGAAATATGCTTACCTGGTGTCCTGCTCTCCAAAATGCTAACAGGGGAAGAAGGGAACCATACGGGTaataccctttaaagggattttatcattaaaatcccgttttaagctaaacccatgttggaaaaaccttaaagaggacctttcacctcctggggaacatgtggttttatacactgctagaaagccaacagtgcgctgaattcacgcggctttcccgatctgtgcccccggtgaagagctatcggtgccgctaccgtagctcttcactgtcagaagggcgtttctgacagtaagggacgcccttcctcaaagtagcgcctatagagctgtactttgagagtggtgaggaacgcctcctcccctcctgatagtactcgtccataggcgTTATGGCTtggcggtaagcaatgccccctctcacagtacggcGCAATAGACTGTGACACTGGCGGCgctgagaagacttctaaaggtaggggaagaatagcctttcttaaagctattccaacatgggtttagctaaaaatgggattctaatgataaaatccctttaagctttagtGCAGTCCTTGGAATTAGGTCAGTGACACAATAAGGCCTTTGGACCAGTATAGGTTTTGCACCCTTGATGTAAGGGAAACCTAACAAAAAGGAATTGTTCAGACCTCTTTAGAATTTTAGAGAAAGTCAGGACATTAAAGTGATTTATCCCCTCCAATGGACAGGGGTTGACTTTCAGGTTGGTCGGCGGGTCCGAAATATAGGCCTTGCCCATCTCCAGGGCTACCACTGAAATGAATgcagcagtgtatatactagctttggcaatgccaaatatctattcggaggtgccaataaagcttgtttgatttgatttgattatatcAGTCGTACTACATGTCTTTCAAGGAAGGGGGAACTAACTGTCCCTTCtcctgatcggtggggtctgagacatctgcaagttattccctatccagtAATTTGCTAAAATGGGAACACCCTTTAGACGCCTGTGCTCTCCCACATGCCTAACTTCAGGAGGATCCAGTGAACTCTGCAAACAGAGATGGACGAGTTTCTAGACTgaatgttccttagaaatacctagTGTAACATTCAGAGACATGTCTTTGTTAGAGACACGGCTTCTCATGCCAATCCTACTCCCCAAAATAGAAGCAGTTTAGACATAGTAACCTCACATCAGGCCGAAACTGGACTCCAGCAAGTGACATTTCAATAGAAATTGTGCCcaaagataagacagaaacaagaATAACCCAGACCCCATGGTCAGGAGGTCACAGGATAGCTCCACAATCTTCACCGTGTCCTATTACCAGGGAAGAATTACCATGCGGACTCTTGAATCTTGAAGTGAATACCAGGTAAAGCCAGGGACTATTCAGAAATAGCTGCGGTATAATCTGCTGCCCCTTTCATCTCGCCTCTCTACAATGACAGCAGAGTCTATTCCCCGGGCCCGGTGatagatatatactcctatatagtCACAGCTAACCCTAAAAAAATTCTCAGACTTCCAAAGATCAATAATAAAACTTCCTTTTCCCCACGACAGTGCGCTTGTGGTCTGTAGTAAAACAGCACACGGTTGACACAAGTCATCATGGGCCCGAGCCACAAGACTGTCAGGTATAGGACCATGGGgatgaatgggtcagtgggctATCCATGAAAAACCTGCCGGGACATTGACACAGGACACAGTCGTGTGCATAGAGCCTAACAGCAATGCCTTCACCGTCTCTAGAGCCATTTAGGGTTCACTTACACAGGCCGCATGCTCTCGTGTCGTTGCTGGAAAGATGGGGATGGAGTCACCGCTTCTATGGCTGACTGGTTTACTCGAGCAGCAGTTTCCTGTGTTGAAAATGTTCAATATAGAAattaaatctgcaataaataacTAAAGAAATAAAACACTTTTAGCCTGTGGTTACACAAGAATGTAAAGGGGGAGTCCAGGACttacatactgatgaccaatccttaggagaagtcatcaataatagatgaaggggggtacaATGGTACAACAACCAAATCAGCTGGCCGGAGAGGCGAACACTGCAGCCATTTGATTGAATataaagcacagcaccatacattccATAGgggatgtgcttggtattgcaggtcagccccattcacttgaatgggaccgaGTTGTTTCTGTACCATGTAACCAATGAACGTGATGCCATCGGTCCAGGAAAGTGAGAGGCCTCCAACACACATTAGATTACGGATCATGGACTTTAACTTTTAGTGCCCAATCGTTTTGCTGTCCCAGAACATAAGCTATCAGGGGTGTTTGGCAgcaactttctcccatctcccaattcacaaaatatgcaagtgtatatatgtgcatggtgatatatacagtatatatactcaccTCAGGATTTTCTGTTAGGTATATACGTTTGGAGATGTTATTTATTGTAGCAATCCACTGCAACATACACACAAGAACAAAGGGTTAATTTCATAGTTATAGTAATAGGATGCTATATGTGAAATGCTAAGCCAAGTTCTTAGGATTTGTCtaagtttttcattttcattgtATCATACCTATACTTGCTTAGAAGAAAACAGAACCCGGCCACAATGTAAGGTAGATGGGATTTATTTTAGGTTATTTTCTATAGGAAATATTGAAATGAAATAAAGACAATAAAGGATATAAGTGCCTTTACCTCTTCACTGTCCTTCCTGCTCTCTGCTTGCagaattacagacctgcaaagaAGCAAATACATATTATTCCTAAACCACTGCAAAAATCCGTATCAAGGAACGAATCCCATCTCACACAGTAAGGAGAATCTACAGGACATACATAAACACCTGATACATGAGGGTCTCACATGCACATGTCTCTCTGCTATACTGCATAAAACATTTGGTGCAGAAACTTCTAAGACTTTTGTATTCTGATAGGGGTTTGCCGAAATCCATGTTCTTAACATTAAGACAACCCCATTGATATGAATGTAAATGATTATTGGGCTTTTGCCCTGCACCACCCTAGCTCCCTGCTTTGGTCCAGCCCCCACTCCCCCCTTCTGGGTCTAGTttgttgggccctgtggcacatacTAGGGATGTTTGGCACATCTGTACGTCCTGCTTTCCCATTTCCTCACCACGTTCCTAAATAACTGTTTTTCTCCTCCATCCCAACTACCCGCCTGGACTCACTAGGTTACTGGCTGTCCCGTGACTGAGAGTGGGTCCCTTTAGGTCAGCTGACATCATTGACTATAGGACTCGGACTCTTTTACCATTTGCAGAGCTACAATCCAGGTTTAGCCTCCCCAGGTCCAGCGAGTTGACGTACATTCAGGTTTCCCATCTGGCCTCCTCTATTTTGGGGGCCCCATACCACCTATCCCTACACTTTTTGAAAGGCTCTGTATAACTGGCATTGGGACACCAGCGCTCATCTCTGACATATATACGGTCTCCTCTCAGATTTTCCTAAGGTAAATGGTTCATAGGATGATAAAATTTCTACTTATAAAATCCTCTTCTGTGCACAAAACCATTGGAAAGATCATTGTTGTGTTActggagaaaaatataatggcaaCGTACAGCAAAGCGAGACCGCATGGGCAGCAAAACGTGCAGCATTTCAAATGGGGTTATcaagtttctaatatttatggccatcaatattacatctgtagaGTCTGACAACTGGGACCCCGCTGCAAAAGTTGCCCAAGTCTATGTGACAATgttgcagtatataaaaccactgcTACATTTTGCAAGGTGAGTGGGCAGCGCGGCTCCAAGCATGAACACATATGCATGATCCACACTGTACGCAAGACTGAATCTGCTGGGTTCCTCGTTGAACCCTGACAGATCTAAaatggatggcctatcctaagaacatcaatattagaaactggataacccctttaacattacacATTCACAGTAAGGAGATAATTAAGGTGAAACCAACTTTTTCCCATCAAAGGATGTGATTTGGAAACAGTATCTTCGATCTTCAGAGTCCACAGCCATCACAGAGCAGTTGTCTATGTCCATCACCAGACCACCGGCCACATCTCCCCTCGCCTGGCTCATAAGATTACCTCCCTGAGTGAAAAAGTATTGTCTCTCCCAAGTAGAGGACACCAGACCCGTCTTACTGAAACAGAAAAGAAACCGAGACTTAGTCATGCAGGTAGATAAAACAGTATCAGAGATTGTCACCTtatagaagacctttcaccacttggggcacatgcagtgttatatgccactagaaagctgacagagcgctgaattcagcacactatcggctttcatgatctgtgccccaggtgaggagctatcggtgccgctaccatagctcttcactatcagaagggcgttcctgatagtcagtcaggaacgcacttcctcacagtagtgcctatagcgctgtactgtcagagcggTGAGGACGTCTCCCCCAGGACTAGTCTATGGGTGAGCActttcaggaggggaggaggcctcctccccgctcacacagtacagcgctataggcgctactgtgaggaagggtgttcctgactgactgtcaggaacgcccttctggtggtgaagagctacggtacaggcaccgataactcttcacctggggcacagatcgtaaaagccgacagtgagctgaatttagcgcactgtcggctttctagcaatatataaaaccacatgtgccccaggtagtgaaaggtcttctttaaagggattgtatcacaAGTAAAGATGGCGTAAATGTGAGTCTGTGGTAGGTCCAAACTATGGGATCACCACAGACCATGGGAAAGGGCGTTCTCCCTATTTACGGATGGGCAAACACACTGCTCTATTCAAACAGGGGGCTCAGAACGACTGGTCATGTGATAGATCGGGGGAAGAGGttggacctctacagatcagacACTTGTCCTGGCTATAGAAGATATGTTTaaacttaggccccattcacaagtcagaaaatgaagaggaattaaaGGCAGACATCGGACTCAGATTCCTATTAATTTTCTGCAGCAGATcgagctgtggaatccgcagcaagaacgagcgtcctgctgcaatctctgcctcccatcgaAAACAATGCAAGGCAGAATATGCTGCTGGTTTTGGGATGGAATCCATCccaaaatcagcatcaaattcaccatgtgaacagggccttaaagTGAACTCATCCTGAAACCATAAAACTAGTGGGTGAAACATAGCACTAATCCACCCACCTTATTCAGGTATAATAGACTTCACAAACCAGTATAACATATGCACTGAAAACTTAGGGCCTCAGCCTCTGCTGGGTGGAGGCCACATAAGTTTTTATTCTATGTGGGGCACTGGCTTGCAGTCCCAGAAGGTTCTGCATGTAAGGAATGATCTTATTGTTATTGAATTGATTGGACAATATCAGTAACTTCATGAGCTACATACATATAGTAATGTGCAAAAATTTTAAGCAAGTATGGAAAAATGGGGATGAcacgaagagacagaaggattggagtaagcctaTACCCACAGAAGATctaggcttagttctccaagatggcgggaacaacctccctgccgagttctgccaaaaatggTCTACAAATGTtgtgagaagaactgatggaaggcaaagggtaagggtcacagcaaatattcatgggatttacttttcttttttttgtttttttcattggaaaaaaataaaaaaataacattccattgttgaaagcattcttaccacacctgcctaaaacatttgcacagtattgtattgCAGAACGAACGGTAGAAACACTGCTGGATATGACAGGTCTGTCACTGGAGCACCGTATGGCCACAAATATACAATCCAATGGTTACAATGAAACAAACAACACTCTTGTAATACTCTTGAGCACAGTATTTCCATACTTGCGTATATTGAGGTAGCCAGCCTTCCTAGTTAAGTTACGGTTGACAGGAAGCTTCTTTGGGTCTGGGTCGGGCAAATACAGGGGTTCACTTGCTACTTCCATGTCTTGGATAGTTTGCTGCATCGTCTCCATATCAGTGTCCATTTCTCTACGTACACTGTAATAGATaaagtcatgtgacacatcagacAGCTTAGTGAGGGTCACATATTAATCTATAACCTGCGTATAATCTATAAAATTCAATGGCCCATGCTATAGCTGATTAAATTATCTGGCAAACAGAAATCTCGGAAACAAGATGGATTTGTAAGGTATTGTAGCGTCACGGAGCGTGCATCCGATGTGGGGCCAAGTTTATAGCAGAATGTAGTTGGATGACACTCGTAGTGATATTGATGCATGCATGTCTATAGGGGATTCTGAACTCATCTATTATGATGAAACGGATGATTATAGAGCTGGCCCTATGTTACGCCATTGGAACGGATCAgaagccccatagatgtgaatgtatcAAGGAATGTCACTTCATGTCATCCTACTACATTCCGctgcaaacttggccccacatCGGATGCACGCTTGGTCGTCTGCATGAGGTCTAAGAAAGAGTTCTCAGAAAACCCTTTATTGGGGATACCTGCTCTGTACAATTCCTATATATTCCTATTACACAACAATAGGGATCCACCACTGACACCTAGAAGTGTCCCCTCTACAGTGGTTGGACATGCGCCTTGCAGCTATACTGAGAGTCTAAGGGACTGATATGGATTGCTTAGTGCTGTAGTCAGCCATCTTCATCAGTCTCATAGACTTTGCATGGAGTAAGAGGGCACACGTGCTTATCTGTCGCTCCATTCAAACTTCTCCTCCATGTCCTAATAAAACAGAAATTGAGAGCACAATGTATAAGGGATTTATCTACCAAGGTTACTCACTTCTGCACACTTGTAGAAATGTTTGACATGAATTCCTCCAACTGACCATTGAGGTTCTCTGAGCCCATCTTGAAAAAACTAATCTAGATAAAGATAATGAACAGATATAATGAATACCTGCGCTGACATATTCTTATCAGCCTAATCCCCATAACAGCCTCCGTACCTGAGCTTGCATGTATCCCAAGAGCGGCTCTAAAATTGCAATTTTCTTTTTGTATTGGATGGTATTCAGTGCACAGAAGTAATGCATCATAGTCTGATGCTGCTTTTTCCTGGCCATGTAAACGTCTTCTGTGGCTTCAAACTTGGTCTAGGAATAAAGTCAGAGGTCAGAACGTTACACAAGGGCAAGGCCAAGCATTTCATTACAAGGCCAAGCCAATATTCATTATAGTGCCACCTACAGGTAGCCACTGAGTAAGTCAAAATCgtaactaagggcgggttcacacctgcgcccggtctctgctttgtgggtttccgtcttctgccagagaaactggacagtcagtgtccacccatgagcgtcttctggtctctgctgagaaaccgtttttttttattaactggacaaagtcctgcatgtccgactttgtgtccggttaaaaaaaaaacggtttcgccacagagaggcagaagacgttcaagggcggacactttgcaaatccattcaaaagaatgggtttgaaaacttactgccaggtttccgtctcctgtccagtttctcgggcagaagacggaaacctgcaaagcagagaccgggtgcaggtgtaaaCACGCCCTTAAGGGTTTTTTGGGgtaaatgtgtttttgttgttAGCTAATTGGAAAGGGATCACCTTCTCATTCTCTCGCTTCTTAGACAGACGGCTGTATCTGTGGATTGCTACATCATGATCTAAGAAGAAGAAAAGACATAAATACTACTCACCCACAagatatataacataatatacatatgtaTTTACACCGTACATTGTATGCCCTATCCATGGCATATCCTAaggttatattataaatatcctagaTAAGTATTCCCTCTAAGTATTGCGTAGCCACATAAatagatatatctatatctctctccctatatatatatttctcacaACACTGTAAACTACATATACTTGCCAAAAATGTCATAACCATCAAACCCAATT contains:
- the APPL1 gene encoding DCC-interacting protein 13-alpha, whose amino-acid sequence is MLGTDKLPIEETLEDSPQTRSLLGVFEEDAAAISSYCSQLYHAMRRIYDAQNELSAATHLTSKLLKEYEKQRFPLGGDDEVMTSTLQQFSKVIDELSSCHAVLSTQLADAMMFPISQFKERDLKEILTLKEIFQIASNDHDVAIHRYSRLSKKRENEKTKFEATEDVYMARKKQHQTMMHYFCALNTIQYKKKIAILEPLLGYMQAQISFFKMGSENLNGQLEEFMSNISTSVQNVRREMDTDMETMQQTIQDMEVASEPLYLPDPDPKKLPVNRNLTRKAGYLNIRNKTGLVSSTWERQYFFTQGGNLMSQARGDVAGGLVMDIDNCSVMAVDSEDRRYCFQITSFDGKKSVILQAESRKDSEEWIATINNISKRIYLTENPEETAARVNQSAIEAVTPSPSFQQRHESMRPVQSRPRTTRTNSTGSVGSDSSALTALSLDSIVAPDTPIQFDIISPVSEDQSGQPRTPGQSGRRTNPFGESGEKSESEDSILHQLFIVRFLGSMEVKADDCPEVVYETMRQILAARAIHNIFRMTESHLLVTCDCLKLIDPQTQVTRLRFPLPNVVLYATHQENKRLFGFVLRTAGGRTEGRAVSVCYIFESNNEGEKICDSVGLAKQIALHAELDRRASEKQKEIEKVKEKQEKEISKQKQIEKDLEEQSRLIAASNRPNQTGLEGHFVVLGANQSEDGDHSENGKKKGESEA